One Papaver somniferum cultivar HN1 chromosome 10, ASM357369v1, whole genome shotgun sequence genomic window carries:
- the LOC113316286 gene encoding extensin-like codes for MATELLKFTDIAEAYSSMHLQQPDDAFYVDTGATSHLTADLGTLHNVSNSCIVQSILVANGNSITVTASDLSSRRIILRCNSSGELYPITNSAVPAQKSSQSSPISLDVCSPDICPPPTDPTVNTSSPNPQPYTPPHRRLNTLPTVPTTDYPTSSSTAPSTVPTTNPPQLRNMLPPPTYSVSSTANIRTPSGPLQQSATSTSQQTTPMPPPISTDHSPAHRPPTALQHTVRPFLTPLQYPLTPLSLPPQQSTML; via the exons ATGGCGACGGAACTATTGAAGTTCACAGACATTGCTGAAGCATATAGTTCTATGCATCTACAACAACCCGATGATGCTTTCTATGTGGATACTGGTGCTACCTCGCATCTCACTGCTGATTTAGGTACTTTACATAACGTTTCCAATTCTTGTATTGTACAGTCTATCTTAGTTGCCAATGGAAATAGCATTACAGTTACCGCTAGTG atctgAGTTCGAGGAGGATTATCCTTCGGTGCAATAGTTCCGGGGAGCTCTACCCTATCACCAACTCTGCCGTGCCAGCTCAAAAATCTTCCCAGTCTTCCCCCATATCTCTTGATGTTTGTTCGCCAGATATTTG TCCTCCTCCGACTGATCCAACTGTCAACACTTCCTCACCCAACCCACAGCCCTACACTCCACCTCACCGGCGTCTAAACACCCTCCCTACTGTCCCCACTACAGACTATCCAACTTCCTCTTCCACTGCACCGTCCACTGTCCCCACTACCAATCCTCCACAGCTCAGAAACATGCTGCCACCTCCTACTTACAGTGTGTCCTCTACAGCCAACATTCGCACTCCCTCGGGACCTCTACAGCAATCAGCTACCTCTACTTCACAGCAAACAACTCCAATGCCACCTCCTATTTCCACCGACCACTCTCCAGCACATCGTCCACCGACCGCTCTCCAGCACACCGTCCGTCCTTTTCTTACCCCACTACAATATCCCCTGACTCCACTCTCACTTCCACCACAGCAAAGCACAATGCTGTGA
- the LOC113316287 gene encoding cytochrome P450 76A2-like, translating to MKDPVSTNLFVCAAISVAVAALLLLLLLHNFLILKNKTNSRRLPPGPPCWPLIGNRLNVGYDCKVPHKRLVEIQMKYGPIFMMRMGALNTLVIASADAAMELLKTHHQAFINRHLVQRLQPVDDKKFKATAWAPYGGPIWRISRRLYATLFSRTTMNNTVGKRRQLVDQMIQWISVEEKEGRSVEIKHLTLVAFVNLLGNLFFSKYVMDLKSATGSELYQLLGEIVQLSSKLNVADLFPWLRNLDSQNMANRMKKALYAFENIVDGLAKERKRMHVVRNNNEEKDYWDLLMDFEGNGKDEPIKLSDRYIISFITVSKFINLNN from the coding sequence ATGAAAGATCCGGTATCCACAAATTTGTTTGTCTGCGCAGCCATTTCCGTTGCAGTGGCAGCTCTGCTGTTACTCCTACTACTCCACAATTTTCTTATCTTGAAAAACAAAACGAACTCAAGGCGGTTACCACCGGGTCCTCCTTGTTGGCCATTGATCGGAAACCGCTTAAATGTAGGTTATGACTGTAAGGTGCCACACAAAAGATTGGTTGAAATTCAAATGAAATATGGACCAATTTTCATGATGCGTATGGGCGCGCTGAATACGCTAGTTATTGCTTCCGCAGATGCTGCTATGGAGTTACTCAAAACTCATCATCAAGCTTTTATCAATCGTCATCTTGTCCAAAGGCTGCAACCAGTGGATGATAAAAAATTTAAGGCGACTGCATGGGCTCCATATGGTGGACCAATCTGGCGAATCAGTAGGCGACTATATGCAACTTTATTCTCTCGTACGACAATGAATAACACTGTAGGTAAACGAAGACAACTTGTAGATCAGATGATACAATGGATATCGGTAGAAGAGAAGGAAGGTAGAAGTGTTGAAATAAAACACTTGACTTTGGTGGCTTTTGTTAATTTATTgggaaatctcttcttttctaaaTATGTTATGGATCTTAAATCCGCCACTGGGAGTGAACTCTATCAACTGCTTGGGGAGATTGTACAGTTATCTTCAAAGCTTAATGTAGCTGATCTCTTTCCATGGTTACGAAATTTAGACTCGCAGAATATGGCCAACAGAATGAAAAAGGCACTATATGCATTTGAAAACATTGTTGATGGCCTAGCTAAGGAGCGAAAGCGCATGCATGTTGTACGCAATAACAACGAGGAGAAGGATTATTGGGATTTGTTGATGGACTTCGAAGGCAATGGCAAAGATGAACCAATAAAACTGTCAGACAGATACATAATTTCTTTTATAACGgtgagtaaattcataaacttgaacAATTAA